A stretch of DNA from Roseovarius sp. W115:
GAAAGTTGAGCCAGCGTTCACGTTCCATCGCCACAATAACCGATTTGAGCCGGTCCGCAGCCGATACATTGATTGCTTGCAAGGTTGCCTTGTTCGCGATCCCATCAGGCTCAAGCCCATGTTGCTCCTGAAAGCTGCGCACCGCAGCCTCGATGCCGCGGTCGTAGCTTTGCGTGACCGAACGCGGCATAAAACCTTTGCGCACCAAGCGGTTACGAAGCGCGACAACAGAAGGTCCGGTCGCACCCGGCTTCAGGGATTTGGCAGAGACCTTTTCGCCCCAACCGCCTTCGGCAACGCGCGTCTCCAGCTGGAGCTTGGCCTTCATGAGGCGCGCATATTCATTGCTTTGCGGAGCCAGAGTACGGAAATAATCGAAAGGATCTCCGGTCTGGAATTTTGCCAGCGATGCCTGACGATCCCGATAAGGAACCTCGCGCTTGATGTTGGAGACGACGTCCCCCGGAGTCAGGAGCCCTGTCTGCATGTCCCGCGACAGCCGCAGGAACATCTTGCTCATCGCCACTTCTGCAAAGCCGAGATCACGTGTGTTGCGCGCATCCTGCAAGGTGGTCATCAATGTTTGAGTGTCATACCGCGCAGCCGGCAGCCCATGCATTTCGACCGTTTCGAGCGCCCGGAAAAGCGCCTGGCGACGGGCTTGACCTATCGCATCGTCACGCGTCCAGACCGGGGAGTACCCGGTGCTTTGATAAAAGCCAGCCAAGTCGCGGTCTTTTGCAGCGGCTTCCGCAATGGCCTGTTTGTAAGCCATGCTCTGCGCCGCGGCAGGTTGGCTCAAAAGATAAAGAAGTGACAGCACCAGTGTGAGAAACGCCAAGGCGATCACCACCGTGGCGGATGTTTTCTGTGTCTCTGCTTTGACCTGGGCGTCTTTTTGACGATTGCTGAAAACCCGGTCAAAACTGCCTGCTCGATTATGGTCGTGCATATGTCTTAATCTCCCCAAAAGCACAGATAATACGCCTGTGTAATGACAGTGTGTTTGTCACCTGCAAAGATGTCCAATCAATTTTGCTTGGTTGATAAAAACCTGCGTCTCTTCAAGGGGTGTGGCGCAGTGTATCCGTACGGTTTTAGCAACTTTGAGTAAAAATTGCGCAAAATTTCGCCGAAAATTGTTGATCTTGGCCCTTTGGCGACTTCACCCCTTGGTAACTGATTCTCGTTATGCAATAACCACCCCACATCTGGGGACAAGGTGGTACGGTTGCCTCTGCTAAGGTGATCTTACGCAGCGACGGGACAGGCGCTAACGCGATGAAAAACAACAGCTCTTTGGGCATGAATAGGCGTGCTCTACTTGGTGCTTTTGCCGCGACGGTCGTAACGGCTTCACCAACATTCACAAACGCCGCAGGCTTCCTTCGAGGTGCGGGAGATATCCGCAGACTCAAGATGGCGTCACCTCGCACTGGTGAGAAAATCGACACAATCTACTGGATTGAGGGCGATTATATCAAAGACGCGGTGAAAGAGATTCATCTTTTTATGCGCGACTGGCGCACCAACGACGTTCACAATATCGACCTGCGCACTATCGACGTTATGGCCGCGGCGCATAACCTGATGGACACGCGCGAACCTTATCTTCTTCTGTCCGGCTACCGCAGTCCGAAAACCAACGCGATGCTGCGGTCCCGCTCTCGCGGCGTGGCCAAGAATTCGCGCCATATGGTTGGTCAGGCCGCCGATCTTCGTCTCAACTCACGTTCCGTGAACCAGATGTTCCGCGCGGCCAAAGCCTGTCGTGGCGGTGGCGTCGGGCGCTACTCAGGCTCGAACTTCGTGCACATGGATTGTGGCCCGGTTCGCACCTGGGGCGGTTAAACTCACAATACGCGCCTTTGGCCCCAAGCACCGGCTCTAGCGAGGCCGGTGTTTTTGTATTAACGCTTGTGGTACATGGCTAACTTTGTTGTTTCACAAACATCTTCGACACCATGACGTTTTACATCACCGCGGCAA
This window harbors:
- a CDS encoding YcbK family protein codes for the protein MKNNSSLGMNRRALLGAFAATVVTASPTFTNAAGFLRGAGDIRRLKMASPRTGEKIDTIYWIEGDYIKDAVKEIHLFMRDWRTNDVHNIDLRTIDVMAAAHNLMDTREPYLLLSGYRSPKTNAMLRSRSRGVAKNSRHMVGQAADLRLNSRSVNQMFRAAKACRGGGVGRYSGSNFVHMDCGPVRTWGG
- a CDS encoding L,D-transpeptidase family protein, with amino-acid sequence MHDHNRAGSFDRVFSNRQKDAQVKAETQKTSATVVIALAFLTLVLSLLYLLSQPAAAQSMAYKQAIAEAAAKDRDLAGFYQSTGYSPVWTRDDAIGQARRQALFRALETVEMHGLPAARYDTQTLMTTLQDARNTRDLGFAEVAMSKMFLRLSRDMQTGLLTPGDVVSNIKREVPYRDRQASLAKFQTGDPFDYFRTLAPQSNEYARLMKAKLQLETRVAEGGWGEKVSAKSLKPGATGPSVVALRNRLVRKGFMPRSVTQSYDRGIEAAVRSFQEQHGLEPDGIANKATLQAINVSAADRLKSVIVAMERERWLNFPGGKGERHILVNLTDFSARIMDNDHETFRTRAVIGMHKDGRRSPEFSDEMEHMVINPTWHVPRSIAVKEYLPKLRANPNALGHLRVVNSKGQTVSRGSANFAAYSARTFPFALKQPPSPRNALGLVKFMFPNKYNIYLHDTPHKDLFSREVRAYSHGCIRLADPFDFAYEILSKQEADPKAAFHNTLDTGKETYVHLDTHVPVHIIYRTAVSDAKGVVRFRSDVYGRDAKIWSALERAGVSLNAVQG